Sequence from the Nocardia brasiliensis genome:
TCCGCTGCCGCTCGTCGAATCGGTACAGCGACTTGTCGTGGTCCACTACGCGACCCGACACCGTCACCACCGTCCCCGCGGTACATCGAACTCCGCGCAGAGCGCCCGCCACACGTCGCGCGGATCGATACCCGCTTCGATGGCGTCGGCACCGGTGCGCCCCAGTGCGGGGATCACGTGA
This genomic interval carries:
- a CDS encoding DUF3046 domain-containing protein, which gives rise to MRLTEFQELLHTEFGSARGDALLADHVIPALGRTGADAIEAGIDPRDVWRALCAEFDVPRGRW